A window of Solanum stenotomum isolate F172 chromosome 3, ASM1918654v1, whole genome shotgun sequence contains these coding sequences:
- the LOC125859815 gene encoding protein FAR1-RELATED SEQUENCE 4 encodes MESAAGLGNSNVEVRDDMEFDSHEAAYEFYKEYAKSEGFGTAKLSSRRSRATKEFIDAKFSCIRYGNKQQSDDAINPRPSPKIGCKASMHVKRRSSSGKWYIHSFIREHNHELLPAQVHFFRSHRNVDPLNNDAKVRRKNMLASVSKQYGAYQFSSNLENHFRNQHDRGRSLTLEEGDAQVLLELFVHMQEENPKFFYAVDLNEEHRLRNVFWVDAKGMDSYSNFGDVVSFDTTYFTNKYKVPLVLFIGANHHVQPTLLGCALIADDTVHTFLWLMRTWCLAMGGQGPRILLSDQNDNIKAAVGAILTNTQHYFSLWSILEKIPSRLDYLSMWHETFMAKFRKCIYKSWTEEHFEHRWWKLIEKFSLREDEWVQSLYEDRKLWVPIFMRGVSFANLSMASRTESVNSFFDKYIQSEMSLRDFIGQHKLILEDWYEEEAKANFDAWHEMPELKSPSPFEKQMLVLYTHEIFKKFQVEVLGASACHLKKESEDGTSITYAVKDFEANQEFVVEWDAPKSELYCSCHLFEYKGYLCRHAIVVLQMSGVFVIPSKYILQRWTNAATSKHSISEGLDDAQAKVRRYNDLCRRAIILGEEGSLTQESYNIAIGAITEALKKCQGNTLAANRKSGSSATPAIQVDEVCQGNTLAARELEPDSEAAQTSKGSKRADPGNERESNRNTSNKKGKAPLEPEIANNAQEDFHQMDIPSSLYNPARFLTTLLRGGDINRRGAELLGEMLQEQN; translated from the exons ATGGAATCAGCTGCTGGGCTGGGGAACAGTAATGTGGAGGTACGAGATGATATGGAATTTGATTCACATGAAGCAGCATATGAATTCTACAAAGAATATGCAAAATCAGAGGGGTTTGGCACTGCCAAATTGAGCAGCCGTCGTTCTAGGGCAACCAAAGAGTTTATTGATGCAAAGTTTTCCTGCATCAGATATGGTAACAAGCAGCAGTCTGATGATGCGATCAACCCTAGACCTTCTCCTAAGATAGGCTGTAAAGCTAGTATGCATGTGAAGAGAAGGTCCTCGAGTGGAAAGTGGTACATTCATAGTTTCATCAGAGAACACAACCATGAGCTTTTACCAGCTCAAGTGCACTTCTTCAGAAGCCACAGAAACGTTGATCCACTTAACAATGATGCAAAAGTTCGACGGAAGAATATGTTGGCTTCTGTATCAAAACAGTATGGTGCATACCAATTCTCTAGTAATCTGGAGAATCATTTCAGGAACCAACATGACAGAGGTCGAAGTTTGACTTTAGAAGAAGGAGATGCTCAGGTTTTGCTTGAACTTTTTGTGCACATGCAGGAAGAGAATCCAAAATTTTTCTATGCTGTAGACTTAAACGAGGAGCATCGATTAAGAAATGTTTTCTGGGTTGACGCCAAAGGCATGGATAGTTATTCCAACTTCGGTGATGTGGTGTCATTTGATACTACATACTTCACAAACAAATATAAAGTACCTTTGGTTCTCTTCATTGGAGCAAACCATCATGTTCAACCCACCTTACTAGGTTGTGCGCTAATTGCTGATGACACAGTGCATACATTCCTATGGTTGATGCGGACATGGTGCCTGGCAATGGGTGGACAAGGTCCAAGAATTTTGTTATCTGATCAAAATGACAACATCAAAGCAGCTGTTGGAGCAATCTTGACAAATACCCAACACTACTTTAGCCTGTGGAGTATATTGGAGAAGATCCCAAGCCGTCTTGATTATCTCAGCATGTGGCATGAAACATTTATGGCAAAGTTTAGGAAGTGCATATATAAGTCATGGACTGAAGAGCATTTTGAACACAGATGGtggaagttgatcgaaaagttCAGTCTTAGAGAAGATGAGTGGGTCCAATCATTGTATGAAGATCGCAAGCTTTGGGTGCCTATTTTTATGAGGGGTGTATCTTTTGCCAACTTATCTATGGCTTCAAGAACCGAAAGTGTAAACTCTTTCTTTGACAAATATATCCAAAGTGAAATGTCTCTTCGAGACTTTATTGGACAACATAAGCTAATTCTTGAAGACTGGTATGAAGAGGAAGCGAAAGCTAATTTTGATGCATGGCACGAGATGCCTGAGCTTAAGTCTCCCTCTCCCTTCGAAAAACAGATGTTAGTTCTGTATACTCATGAAATATTCAAGAAGTTCCAAGTTGAAGTATTAGGAGCCTCTGCATGCCACCTGAAAAAAGAATCAGAAGACGGCACATCTATAACATATGCCGTCAAAGATTTTGAAGCAAATCAGGAATTTGTGGTGGAGTGGGATGCACCAAAGTCGGAATTATACTGCTCATGCCATTTATTTGAGTACAAAGGTTACCTTTGTAGGCATGCGATTGTGGTTCTTCAAATGTCTGGCGTCTTCGTTATTCCTTCCAAATACATATTGCAACGCTGGACCAATGCTGCCACAAGCAAGCATTCCATAAGCGAAGGACTGGATGACGCGCAAGCTAAGGTTCGTCGTTACAATGATTTGTGTCGACGGGCAATAATATTGGGTGAAGAGGGATCATTGACTCAGGAGAGCTACAACATTGCTATTGGTGCCATTACAGAAGCTCTAAAGAAATGTCAAGGAAATACTCTTGCTGCTAATCGTAAATCAG GTAGTAGTGCAACCCCTGCTATCCAAGTTGATGAAGTATGTCAAGGAAACACCCTTGCAGCTAGAGAGCTAGAGCCTGACAGTGAAGCGGCCCAGACAAGCAAGGGTTCTAAAAGAGCTGATCCTGGTAATGAAAGGGAAAGCAACAGGAATACTTCTAATAAAAAAGGAAAG gCACCTTTGGAGCCAGAGATTGCAAACAACGCACAAGAAGACTTTCATCAAATG GATATACCTAGTAGCCTGTACAATCCTGCGAGATTCCTTACAACACTGTTAAGAGGTGGTGACATTAACAGAAGAGGCGCAGAACTACTTGGAGAGATGCTGCAGGAACAAAATTGA
- the LOC125860294 gene encoding NDR1/HIN1-like protein 13, with protein MADRVYPAAKPAAPNGTAAPAPAPAAAAAAVNGGANQTFPANKSQLYNAARPTYRPMPPPRRKHRRSCCCCCCLFITFFIITIVLLAAIAGAIFWVLYRPQRPSFSVSTLQVSQFNLTSTKLASKFNLTVVARNPNKKISFFYDPINISFNSNDVDIGDGSLPAFMHDRKNTTTLKTVVSSSGKNLDDSAISNLKSKLKNKKSLPLEIKLDTKVKVKVGSLKTKKVGIRVKCTGIKITVPSGKTPTKATTSNVKCKVDLRIKIWKWTF; from the coding sequence ATGGCGGATAGAGTATACCCAGCTGCTAAACCAGCTGCCCCTAATGGCACTGCTGCTCCCGCTCCCGCTCCTGCCGCCGCCGCCGCCGCCGTCAACGGCGGAGCTAATCAGACGTTTCCGGCGAACAAATCTCAGCTTTACAACGCTGCTAGACCTACTTACCGTCCTATGCCGCCTCCCCGCCGTAAACACCGACGGAgctgctgttgttgttgttgcctGTTCATTACCTTTTTCATAATCACTATTGTTCTACTTGCTGCAATTGCCGGTGCGATTTTCTGGGTGCTTTACCGTCCTCAGAGGCCTTCGTTCTCTGTTTCTACTCTTCAAGTCTCTCAATTCAATCTTACTTCTACGAAACTCGCGTCGAAGTTCAATCTCACCGTTGTTGCTCGTAATCCTAACAAAAAGATTTCTTTCTTCTACGATCCGATTAACATCTCGTTCAATTCAAACGATGTTGATATCGGAGACGGATCGTTACCTGCTTTTATGCATGATAGGAAAAACACAACGACGTTGAAGACTGTAGTGTCAAGTTCAGGGAAAAATCTCGACGATTCTGCGATTTCTAATCTGAAATctaaattgaagaataagaagagtcTGCCATTGGAGATAAAACTTGATACAAAAGTTAAAGTCAAAGTTGGAAGCTTGAAAACGAAGAAAGTTGGAATTCGAGTTAAATGCACTGGTATTAAAATTACTGTTCCTTCCGGCAAAACTCCGACTAAAGCTACTACTTCAAATGTGAAATGCAAAGTGGATCTTCGAATCAAGATCTGGAAATGGACTTTCTGA